The Nerophis lumbriciformis linkage group LG03, RoL_Nlum_v2.1, whole genome shotgun sequence genome includes the window aaagattaataagTGTAAGGTCATTCATGCTTTGGTTGAGAAGGAATtaacagcgccctctgctggctgtTGCCAAGTAATGCAGTCTATTAAAGATCTGAAAGAAATTATGAAAAGTTGTATGGTTATCATGAGCATTGTCTGGTCATCAGTGTTGTTCCATTGttttattcttatagccagacctgtgtgtttatttgtatatatttatagccGAAACtgtcaggtacggaaataaacacacaagAATAAAGAATTGCatatagcggtatagctcggttggtagagtggcccggttggtagagtggccgtgccagcaacttgagggttccaggttcgatccccgcttctgccaacctagtcactgccgttgtgtccttgggcaagacacattacccacctgctcccagtgccacccacactggtttaaatgtaacttagatattgggtttcacaatgtaaagcgctttgagtcactagagaaaagcgctatataaatataattcacttcacttcataattagttgaagacctaatgaacctaaTTGGACTCATCAGTGTTATCTGTCCTCCCTCAGACGGCCACTTTGCGACCCTATCTGAACGCTGTGCGGGCCACCCTGCAGGCCGCCTTGTGCCTGGAGAACTTCTCCTCCCAGGTGGTGGAGAGACACAACAAGCCTGAGGTGGAAGTGCGGTGAGTCCCATGCTTCTGGGAGATGCCATgaacaaacaacacaacattcaACCCTCCCTGATGTCTTCCTTCAGGAGTAGTAAAGAACTCCTCCTGCAGCCTGTCGTCATCAGCCGCAACGACAAGGAGAAAGTTCTGATCGAGGGCTCCATCAACTCGGTCCGAGTCAGCATCGCCGTCAAGCAGGTGAGCATCAACCCAAACAGCTTTAAAAAAAACGTGTACCGGTACGTGTGTCACCATGACAACAAGTGTCTCCACGACACAACCAGGCAGACGAGATTGAGAAGATTCTGTGCCACAAATTCATGCGCTTCATGATGATGAGAGCCGAGAACTTCTTTATCCTCAGGAGGAAACCAGTGGAGGTGAGGAGATCTCAACTTATCTTTACAACAGTCAACACCTTGTTTATCGCTCTTAATTGGTTTCCAGCCTGACCGTGGTAAATTAATTTTCGTGAAGTAGGAATTAgtcattataaatcaaatattgtcATAAAAAATTGTTTACGACTCCCCAAATAGATTTTAACATTATAAAAGCCCTCTAGACGAGAAATAACACCCACATGTCACCTTTATACCCCTTTAATCCAGTATAGTAACATAGACAGAAGACGCGTTAGGTTAAGTTAGGTTACTTTATTAGTAGCCGAAGGTAAACTTGTTTTGCAACCAGCAAGATCAGGCCATCCATTTTAACATACAGAGAAAGTAACATCTTAGATATGCAATACAAAGACCAACCACATAACAAGCATCACAAACATTGCCAAGATCACAACATAGTACATGTACGGTACTCAAAGTTCCCCATAAAAAGGAATACAACATATAAAATCCCACTCAGATAAGATTTGGGACAAGCTAGAATAAAacaccatttttatttatttttttatttacagacaaacatagttttgtatttcattattgtttcttttgttaatatcagagtccgttctgcaaaaaggtcattcCTAgaagctaggggtgtaacggtacgtgtatttgtattaaaccgtttcggtacgggggtttcggttcggttcggaggtgtaccgaacgagtttccacacggacatattaagtagcgtaacgcacgttgtgtaaacaatgcacaccgaggcacaacacacggcatgctagctgcTAACGgcctacgatagactgaccatacgtcctcttttcaccggacatgtcctcttttgcggagctgtcagggcggaatttcttaaatgcctcaaatgtccggcattttgagttaggattgcgtgtattttcaatgtacgttcagggttaagaaggggttaaaaacaaaacaaattgtgcgagcagcagcattggtgagggaggggcagagacagagagagagttatgataaacgcgcatgcgtcgccaggctctgttttttatccatagatttatcacattacattttttatcatctatagcaggggtgtcaaaagtgtgccccggaggccatttgcggcccacagccagaggtgggtagtaacgcgctacatttactccgttacatctacttgagtaacttttgggataaactgtacttctaagagtagttttaatgcaacttacttttacttttacttgagtatatttatagagaagaaacgctacttttactccgctacttttatctacattcagctcgctactcgctactaatttttatcgatctgttaatgcacgctttgtttgttttggtctgtcatagtgcctgcgtttcaacaaatacagtcactggtgacgttcactccgttccaccaatcagatgcagtcactggtgacgttgaaccaatcaaacagagccaggcggtcacatgacccgacttaaacaagttgaaaaacttattggggtgttaccatttagtggtcaattgtacggaatatatactgtactgtgcaatctactaataaaagttccaatcaatcaatcaaaattgtgaaggaaaaaagaccctttttttatttcaaccgtacatcccgtcaaaagcctaaagactgactacacagttcctgtcttcacaataaaagtgccgctccatcgcgcatgcgctttcaaaataagagtctctgaaagccagcgcaaacaagctagcaagctacggagtttgccgccaatgtatttcttgtaaagtgtataaaaacgaatatgaaagctggacaaattagatgccaaaaaccaaacactttcatgtggtattagacagaaaggaggaactttttttctcctccatttgaaaacgtggccgttatcatcactactgtctgattacaatcaatgcaagtcatcagaatcaggtaatacaccaacttatattcttgtcttcatgaaagaaaggaatctatatgtgttaaacatgcatgtatattcattaaaacacctttaacatgtaaacaaaaacggcaaaataaataaatataaattatatactgtatatatcaatgtatttatatatatatatatatatatatatatatatatgtatatgtgtgtgtgtgtgtgtgtgtgtgtgtgtgtgtgtgtgtgtgtgtgtgtgtattagagatgcgcggtttgcggacacaaccgcggagtccgcggattatccgcggatcgggcggatgaaattaaaaaaaataagattttatccgctcgcgggtcgggtcgggcggattaattaaaaatatttttttattttattttttttattttttttgcgggtggcagttaaaccaattcggaaatatatatacatagttaaatgttgttacccacatacgaaaaacgagcaggcacctgcagcatatgccacaacagaagaagaaaaaagaaaagagatggacacttttacggagcggagaagggacgcctcgccggggtccgggaccgaggccccttcccccgagagggccccaccgggagccgtagttgaggcgatccgcgagaagggcccgacgcacgtccagggtcactaccgcgcccaccgcaccgacaccccgcctcgtccgctttcgcctcggccggcgtcacgcgcagcaggtaagcagcttacctgcccgccacccccgtggccgggggctcgtaacatgggtcactccacgcgctccgcccgcgcagcttacctgcttgccacccctgtcgtgacagcgtggcacgcgaatgtctgtgcattggatcagtctcctttctttaacaggcaaaagctttataacctcaccatacctgccaacttttaaatcagaaaaacctagtagccagggtccaagggccgcaggccccggtaggtccaggacaaagtcctggtggagggttcagggcttcgccccccgacgcaaaatgattattagcattcagacaggttaaaatgttgctaaaaccatcacttttctattagtcacagtgacttttcaaaacaaaaatattacagcaaaaatcatatgggttgattgacatgtttattctgtaagctaacttcaatagtttgaaattattttgacagttaatgccagttatcctgtcaacctttcacaagacttcaatttgttaattgaaagtataaatagtataaacacttttaacagtatgtcgcagaggtgggaccaagtcattgttttgcaagtcacaagtaagtctcaagtctttgccctcatgtccgagtcaagtcccgagtcaagacaggcaagcccagagtcaagtccaaagtcaagactggaaagtctcaagtcaaatcctaagtcctgcattttgagtttcgagtcctttcaagtccttttaaccacagactaatatattaacacagattgtgtatgcttttcaaacgctgtatttatttattaaaacaagtgcattttaaattgcaggaaagaaaattgtgctgacattgcactttataatagcactattcaccagtcatttaaaacattaactcattcctttacagaacaaacacattgaaaaataaagtgcaaatgtacttatttgtacaaaagtgttaacattgaaaaaacatgacatatacgtgaacataacaaaaaagttgtactttttatatgtcagggccctatgctgcattgcatttgcaaaagaccaaattagccaagagtctgtcagtcatttgtgcacgatgggggcgtagtatgatgccaccatggctgaaaactcgctccactggagcactggaggcaggcactgccaagactctcatggccgctcggaacagtgaaggaagagtcttcatgttcaatgcccagaacaaaaggggggagagagttgttttgggttggtgcactacttgtaagtgtatcttgtgttttttatgttgatttaattaaaaaaagaagaaaaaaaaattatttcttgtgcggcccgataccaatcgatccacggaccagtaccgggccgcggcccggtggttggggaccactgaggtaaacaaccaacagtatgtcagaaagctagctaaaacggtacacatattcataatatagtatacattttaactgacctttattttactatttttgtctttttttaggtggctaaaatacgcggtgctgctgaccgccgtctaacgttacgtgtgatatattgactaacgtaaccctgcttaaaaaaaatcactgaacaaaaagtatgaataaggtagtgaactgcaacagattcccgtgtttgcaataacgttataacgttagcagtgagtttacagcctcactgatttaactacacagcaaataaaagtcacgttacttagccaataaacgttatcttacattcaaaacttacccttctttgtgcaacttcaaatgccggacgaagttggaagttgtttcctctccatcagtaattttcgaaccgcatgtgttgcatactgcaaaccgttttgtgttgaccacctcgtaatttttatacccaaacaaaattattttaggtatcattttttgttcactggcgtgtggtttggacatgtcttcttcgttggttgtcctgcaatttgattggatgaatgctgtgtgatgaaaacaaagtacggtagatctaatttgattggctgttgtactgagaccacaccagctgacacacgcaacgctgatagacaagtacacaatgaaaaatacggagcgctcccgaataactttttcatctttgggttttggggaaagtagcaagtcatgtcaagtcatgtcaattcaaaaggctcaagtccaagtgaagtcacaagtcattgatgttaaagtctaagtcgagttgcaagtctttttacattttgtcaagtcgagtctaaagtcatcaaattcatgactcgagtctgactcgagtccaagtcatgtgactcgagtccacacctctggtatgtcgtgctgtgaaatacagccgacaggattgcgcatgcaggtgcaggagaacaaaggacttctttcatttaaggtttgtgataaaccatcaaactcattcgttaaaaggactttatagtaatataaagcgaatttttctggacattatcatgcaagaaaagtttatttttgggatcgcgatcaccgcgtaatgatttttaaaggttgcattacaaacatgtaactgtcccatgtgatcagccagtgcgattggaagtccatgctcaattattgcctccgtaaataaaacttcggcatttatcacatccaaagaatctgtttgggcgacgaaaaacgttgaaagttttccacttgtatcgctagcaacggcattagacttgtgtttttttgtcccaacgtggtcttttacatcgctaattcctccgtgtccgatcgaaaaatcttgtctgcacaaggtgcaattcgcgtagttttcacccttttttttttttttttattaatattagatatataacaacgggcggatggcgggcgggtgcagttctgatcaaacgttacatcgggtggatggcggatggttgacgactttctgacgcggttgcggatgaaataattgcctatccgcgcatctctagtgtgtgtgtatatatatatatatatatatatatatatatatatatatatatatatatatgatatgtgtgtgtatgttactcatcagttactcagtacttgagtagttttttcacaacatactttttacttttattcaagtaaatatttgggtgactact containing:
- the LOC133587304 gene encoding actin-related protein 2/3 complex subunit 4 isoform X2, which translates into the protein MTATLRPYLNAVRATLQAALCLENFSSQVVERHNKPEVEVRSSKELLLQPVVISRNDKEKVLIEGSINSVRVSIAVKQGYDISFLITNFHTEQMYKHKLVDFVIHFMEEIDKEISEMKLSVNARARIVAEEFLKNF
- the LOC133587304 gene encoding actin-related protein 2/3 complex subunit 4 isoform X1; amino-acid sequence: MTATLRPYLNAVRATLQAALCLENFSSQVVERHNKPEVEVRSSKELLLQPVVISRNDKEKVLIEGSINSVRVSIAVKQADEIEKILCHKFMRFMMMRAENFFILRRKPVEGYDISFLITNFHTEQMYKHKLVDFVIHFMEEIDKEISEMKLSVNARARIVAEEFLKNF